In Desulfobaculum bizertense DSM 18034, the genomic stretch CATTGGGAATCTCCTTGGTGAACAGGAAACGCAGGCACATGCAGGCCCTGATTCCCACATTTATCGCCAGACCCTCGGAAAAATGGTCTGGATTATTGAGCAGGCGAACGTTACAGAAGTGCTCCCCGCGTACGGGCCACGCCTGACCGCTGACGAAGCTGTCCGGCGCATGCAGGCCCGTATGGGAAAGTGACTGACTGGAGAAAGAATGAACGAATACGACGAGAATGAATATACCGAGCGCAAAAGCAAAAGCCAGCTTAAGCGGGAGATGCTTGAGTTGCAGGCCCTTGGCGAAGCACTTTGCGCCCTGTCCACAGAAATTATCAAGCGCCTGCCCATCCCCGAAGACATTCGGGCCGCAGCGCTTGAATCAAAAAGTGTCACCAAGCACGAAGCCCGTCGCCGCCACATGCAGTACATGGGACGACTGGTGCGTGAATCCAAGCAGCTTGACGAGTTGCGTGAGGTGATGAAGCGGCTGGAAGACAAACACAGTGGCGAATCCCAGCAGTTCAAGCGCATTGAAAAATGGCGCGATCGTCTTGTTGCTGGTGAGATGGACCTCATCGAGGAAATCCTTGCTGAGTATCCCGATGCCGACCGTCAGCGCCTGCGCCAGCTGGCCCGCAATGCCGCGAGTGAAATCAAAAAGAACAAACCACCCAAAAGTTCCCGCGAGCTTTTCCGTACCCTGCGGAAAATCACACAGCAGTAAACGAAAGCAGAGCACACGCTCTGCTTTTTTTATGACACAACGCCCTGCAAAAATTCCTGCCTACGCACTCTTTTCACCTGCATTTCAAGCTCTTTTTTCGCTTCATGAAAAAAGCTGTTTTTTCTGTTGCTTTTCCTTTTTAAACGTGCAAATGACAATTAAGGGTTTTGCGCGCAATGTTCTGCACTGTGCGTAGTACTCCATTAGAAAAACCCTTTTTATGGAGAGTGGAATGGCTTCTCAAAACGAAAACAAAAATTATGACGTCATTATTGTGGGCGGCGGTCCTGCTGGACTCTTTGCCGCATACTATCTTGCAGAGCACTCGGACCTCAGCATTCTCATCCTTGAGAAAGGCAAGCAGCCTCTGAGCAGAAAGTGCCCCATTGGCAAGGGTGACGATTGCATCAAGTGCAAGCCCTGCAACATCCTCTGCGGCATGGGCGGCGCTGGCCTCTTCTCCGACGGCAAGCTGAATTACATTCCGATTCTGGGCAAGACCGACCTGACACAGTTCATGCCTCTGGCACAGGCTCAGGCCCTGATTGACGAAACAGAAGAAATATACAACGCCTACAACATGGACGGTAAGGTCTACCCCACCGACATGGCGGCTGCCAAAAACATCCGCAAAGATGCCATGAAGTACGGCGTTGACCTCCTGCTTATCAAGCAGAAGCACCTTGGCAGTGACAAGCTGCCCCACTACATCAACGACATGGTCGAAGACCTCAAGAAGAAGAACGTCACCGTAAAAACTTCTGAGGAGGTCAAAGACATTCTCGCTGATGGCGATCAGGTCACTGGTGTTGTTACCAAAAAGGGCGGCTGCTACTACGCACCCAACGTCATCATGGCTCCCGGCCGTGTTGGCGCAGACTGGGTTTCCCGCGTTGTGCAGAGCCACGGCCTGAACGTGACCCAGCGCGGCATCGAAGTTGGTGTTCGTGTCGAGGTTCACAACGAGATCATGCGTGACCTCTGTGACATCGTTTACGACCCGACCTTCTTTATCCGCACCCAGAAATACGACGACCAGACCCGTACCTTCTGTACGAACTTTGGTGGCTTTGTTGCTCTGGAAAACTACCAGGACTTTGTCTGCGTGAACGGACACGCAAACATGGTTGAGAAGTCGGAAAACACCAACTTCTCTTTCCTGTCCAAGGTCGTGCTGACCGAACCCGTGACGGACAACCAGGCATATGGTGAATCCATTGGCCGTCTGGCGACCATCATTGGTGGCGGCAAGCCTATCCTCCAGCGCTTTGGTGACCTCAAGCGTGGCCGCCGCAGCACATGGACCCGCATCAACAACAGCTACGTTGAGCCGACCATGAAGAACGTCACCCCCGGTGACATCGCAATGGCTCTGCCTGAACGTATCGTGACCAACCTCGTGGAAGGTCTCGAAAAGCTGAACCTCGCTGTTCCCGGCGTTGCAAACGACGAGACCCTGCTCTACGCACCGGAAATCAAATTCTTTGCAACTCAGGTTGAGACCTCTGACCACCTCGAAACCTCCATCAAGGGCCTGTTTGTGGCCGGTGATGGACCGGGCGTTGCTGGTAACATTGTCTCCGCCAGTGCAACGGGCATCATTCCTGCCAAGGAAATTGTCCGCCGCTGCAAATAAGCGAGAACATCTCCGCACAGACAGGGAAGCTCCTATGGGGCTTCCCTTTTTTTTGATCATCACCGTGCGCCCATTGCCCCAGACTAGCGCTCCTGCTAAACTGGCGCAGGTTTAGAGGTGTCACACACCGTTTTTCTTTTTTTGCTACTGCCGCATACGGCAAAGGAGCCAGTCAGCACATGTCGCAAGCCACGCAGATTTCATCACCTGCGCTCAAGGCCCTTGTTGAGACAACAGAGAAGGCAAAGGAACTTGCCCGCGAAGAAATCAAGGCCCTGCGCAAGGACCTGCTATTTTTGGAACGCCAGCTCAACAGCAAAAAAACACCTCCACCAGATGAGGTCCCGCTGCACGACATTGTTCACGGCGCGATGGAAATTTTTAAGGCAGGCTCACTGGCCATGGAAAACGAGCGTATGCTCGCTGGCATGAAAGACGCCGTTGAGCGTTCCCTTTCTGAGGACTTCCTGCTCGGCAACGGGGCAACCCTGCTCAAGGAACCCGCCGGGTGGCACTGGATCTCTCCCAAAGGGGTCATGCACTTTCTCGGGAGCGGCGAAGAGCCGCAAAAAGCTGTCGCCAAACTCAAAAGACATCTGCCCAGAAAGCCAAAGGCCCAGCCCGGAGCTGAAGAGGCAGAAGCTCCTGCAACTCAGGACGCATAAAAAAAGCGCCGTGGCATCATGCGACGGCGCTTCATTTTTGTCTGGTGCAAACTATTTCTGCATTTCTTCAATAATTTTCTTCAGGTGGGCAGCCTGCGTTGCAAGGTCCCGTACAGAACTCATTGATTCAGTCATGGTCCCGTGTGTTTCCATTGCAATCTGGTTGATGCCCTCAGTTGCCGCCGCGATTTCCTCACTCGTGGAAGACTGCTGCTCCGAGGCCGTTGCGATAGCCCGGACCTGATCTGCGGCCTGTTCCACCATATCAACGATTTCCTGTAGCACAACTCCACACTTGTGTGTGACGTCGCGCCCCTGCTCGACCTGCACAGCCGCACTTTCTGCCCCACGAACATTTTCGTTCGCGCTCTGCTGAATTGCATGAATGGACTGTGTGACCTCACGCGTCGCATCCATTGTGCGCTCGGCCAGCTTACGGACCTCGTCAGCTACAACGGCAAAGCCTCGACCAGCATCACCAGCACGGGCGGCCTCAATTGCCGCATTCAGCGCCAGCAGGTTTGTCTGGTCCGCAATATCCTCAATCACATTGACGACCTGCCCAACATTTGTTGCCTGATCGCCAAGATCGCGCATGGATCCACTCAGATTTTGCGCCATATCGCGCAGCTCGTTGGACTTGCTCACAGCGTCCTGCACAACAGTCTTGCCATTTGCAGCATGCTCCTGAACCTTGTCCACAACCGAAGCCGCATCGCTTGCATTCCTCGCCACTTCCAGCACAGTCGAGTTCATCTCTTCCATTGCCGTTGCGACTTCTTCTGTGCGCTTCCGCTGTTCCTCTGCACCAGTACTCGACTGTTCGACCTGCGCCGAAAGCTGTTCCGCGGCAACAGAGACCTGATGTGAAACATGATCGGCATCGCCAGCAGCCCGCACCAGCACTTCGTGCTGCTCACGTACCTGCTGTTCCTGCTCCCGGATTGCCGTCAGATCAATCCACAGAGCCAGCGTCCCCAGTACCTTTCCGTCCATGTCATGGAAAGGCGTCGACGTGACGCTCACATGAAGGGTACGGCCATCAGTCCGTTCAAACGGATATTCTTTTTCAATGCGGCACATATGTTCCAGCGCCTCATCAGACACTGTTGCTTTGCTGGCATCACCAAAGAAAAATTCGCCAGCAGACAGACCATAATATTCTTCCGGCTTTCCCGTCTTTCCGAGCAGCTCGCACATTTCCTGATTGATATAGCTCATTTTACGATCTGCGCCAGTAATCGCACAGGGAATAGTCAAGCCACTGAGCACGCCCTCAGCAAAGCCCAGCTTGTTTTTCAGCTCATCAACCATTTGTGAGATGTTTTCAGCAAGCCCTCGCAGTTCAAACCGAAAATCTCCATCAAGTTCAGCCTGAAGGTCCCCCTCGGCTACGCTTCGGGAAAAGGCTTCAACCTGCATCAAAGGTCTGAATGCATAGTGGCGCAGCAGGAAAAGCAGTCCACCGCACACCACCAGCACCATCATCAGGCCAGCGCCAAGCATGACTGTCCGCATTTCCAGAGCACGCGAGGTCAAATCATCTTCATAGGCTCCAACGGCAACGTACCAGCCTGTTTCAGGCTCCTTTTGGAAGCTCATGACTTTTTTTCGGCCCTGCCATGTGTACCAGATGACCCCTGAATCGTTTTGGAGCGCGTCCTGAATATATGTGTGCTGACTCGAATCCGTCATCTCAAGAGATCTGTCGCCACCATGTCCGATCATCATTCCCCGGCTATCAAAGATAAAGCCGTACCCCTCACGGCCAACCTTCACAGGATCAAGGTATTTGCGGACAAAAATATCCCAGCGCGGATAGATCACCAGCCCGCCCTGTGGCTTTTTATCATAGTCCAGAACAGGTGTTGCCACAGCAAAGGCCAGTCCACCATCTTCTGTTTTATTAATCGTCCCAGAAAAAAAGCGTTTCTGCCCCTGTTTGACAACAGCATTCAAGATTTCCGGCTCAATTTTGCGAGTATGGCGGAGGCTTTTCCCCTCTGTATTAACACCCGTTACGATTTCGCCTTTGGCATTAAACACAAGGATGGCAGAGCATTCCGAATGCGCTTTCAGTATATCTCGGTAAGCTCGGAAAGCCTTGCTCGCGCCGTAGGAAGACACGAGGCTATTTTGCGCTGTGGACGCTCCCCCCAGGCTCTCCGCAAGGACTGCGGCATTATCAAGGTAGCTCCCAAGGAAACGCACCAGCGCTTCCTGTTCGGCCTGTGCTGTCTGGGTCCCCATTTCCACGGCAAGCGTTCGCGTTGACGTGTTCACGTACCAGATCAGCCCCCCAACAGAGGTGGCGATAACCACCACTGCAAGAAACGATAAAAACGTGTTCAGACTTTTAAACTTCACGGTACCCTTCCCTTCTGTGTGTGAAGCACTCAAATATATATTGGGTGGTTTTTTTGTTGTTAGGGGCGCTGCCCCTAAAACCCTGCAAGGGACGCTGTCCCTTGACCCTGCCCAAGGACGAGGCCCTTGGGAATCCCGCTTTCGCTGGACTATGGGGCTGAGTGGGATGAGAGCAAAGCTCTCCTCTCCATCAGCCCCATAGTCCAGCTAGTGGGCACCCAGTGCGTTCTTTTTCTTTGCGCCTCAACCCTTTCTTTCTGAACGCAAACGTTCAGAAAGAACCTGGTGGTAACTCGCAAAAGAGAAAGAAGCTCTCGACGTTATGCCCAACAAGTTTGAATTTCATTCACGCGAAGCGTGGAGGGAATTCAAACTCGATGAGGATACGTAAGGGAATCATTCCCTTACGCGGGGGTTTGGGGGCAGGCCCCCAACTTCCCCCTCCCACCCATCCAGCCCTCGCGGGCTGGGGCTGGCCCCCAATCTTCACCACCCATCCCAAAAGCCAAAAAAGGGGGCCTCCTGCGGAAGCCCCCGAATCATTATTCTTACACAATGAAGTGGCAAGCTACCCGTTTGATTGCATATCCTCTATAATATTTCTCAGCTGCTGTGCAAGCTGAGCGAGGTCAGCAACGGCCTGTGAGGATTCATTCATTGCGAGAGAGGTTTCGCTCGCGATGCTGTTCACACTTTCTGTAGCGCGGGCAATTTCCTCACTTGTTGCAGACTGCTGCTCTGCAGCGGTAGCAATAGCACTTACCTGATCGGCAGTTCCGTCAATAAGTTTTGTAATCTGAGACAAAATTTCACCAGATTTTTGTGAAACATGCTTGTTTTTTGCAACAAGCTCCGCAGCGTCATAGGTTCCTTTGACGTTTTTCTGCGCGCTATCCTGAATCTGACGGATGGAATCTGTTACTTCCCGGGTGGCCTGCATAGTCCGCTCGGCGAGTTTCCGCACTTCATCGGCCACGACGGCAAAGCCACGACCAGCATCACCCGCGCGAGCAGCTTCAATAGCGGCATTGAGGGCAAGCAGGTTGGTCTGGTCAGCAATATCCTGAATCACAGTGATAACGTCACCGACTTCATTGGCCCGCAACTCCAGATCTCCCATGCTTCCCCGAAGGACTTCGACTTTTTCAGTCACGACATTCGCCATCTCAACGGATTCACTCACAGCAGAGTTGCCATCGCGAGCGGACTGCCGAACCTGTTCAGCAAGCTCTGCGGCTGCTCCAGCATTCTGTGCAACCTCAAGAACAGTCGCATTCATCTCTTCCATTGCGGTCGCGACTTCACTCGTCCGAATCTTCTGCTGCTCAGAACCTTTGCTGGCCTGCTCAACCTGTGCAGATAATTCTTCTGCGGCGGCGGCAACATTGTTGGAAACAGCATCAGCATCCCCCGCAGCCTGCGCAATGGTGTCGCGCTGAGAAACAAGCTGCTGTTCCTGCTGCCGAATCGCAGTTAAATCGAACCAAATAGCCAAGGTTCCGAGAAGAGTTCCCTTCTGGTCATAAAATGGCGTTGAGGTCACAGCAGTGTAAATTGTCCGGCCACTGGGGAGCTGCAAAACACTTTCTTCTTCAATCTGCTTCTGCTCAACAATGGCCCGATGCGAAATGGTCTCCGCAGCCGGGTCGCCAAGAAAGAATTCTCCAGAAACAACACCAACATATTGCTCAGGTCCATGCGACTTCTCCAGATAGCTACACATTGCCGCATTGGTATAGCGAATTGTATTGTCTGGATTGGTAATGGCGCACGGTACGGTAACGCCCTTGAGCACTCCATCAGAAAATGCAAGCTGCTCCTTGAGTCGATCAAGCATTGTCCCAATATGCCCAGAAAGCTGCCCCAGTTCATCCTCAGATTCAATGAGGAAAGCCGCATCGAGATCACCCTGTGAAACCTGAGCTGTCGTCTCGGTAATGTGCTGTACTTTGCGCAAAACCTGAGCACGCAAAAAGAGCAGAACACCGCCGACCATGACAATCAGCCCTGCAACACCAAGAAAGCCAATATTGCGAAGCTGCGAAGACATGGCAGCCATTTGGGGACTGACATCCTGAACAAGCAAAAGCTGTCCCAAAACCTTCTGGGATGCGCCATGACAGTGATGGCAGGACGGGTCATTGGGGATGGACCGGGAATGAACAAAGACAGGATTTTCACCAAGGTCCATAAGACGGGTTTCGACACTGCCACCACTCAGAGCAGCCTTTGACATGCCCATAAGCGCCGGATCGCTGTAGAGTGCGCTCATGTCCTGCCGCTCAGCCTGCCCCTGCGTGGAGTACGTCACGTTGCCGCGAAAGTTTGTAATGTACACCTTGATGTGCGGATAATGCTCCGCAATAAAAGAAAACTGCTCACGCGTGCCTCTGTCGTCACCAATAACCATTGGTTTTTCAATGGCATGAAAAAGCAGTTCCGAATTCTCTGTAATGGCCTGTCCGAGACTCTCGCGGAAGTTTTCTTCCTGCCATGACGCATTGACGAGTGCGAGTCCGGTGAAAACCACCAGACTAATCCCAAGGACAAGAAGCGCGACTTTCATACTCAGCCGCTGACGGATACCTGAAAACATACTGCCCCCCAGGTTAATGTGCACCGCTGTGAATTAACGGCTTGAAACCAAAAGCCCGAACCCGCTCCTGATTGTGGCAGCGCGTGCAGTCCTTCAGCTCTGGAGTCCGACGAATGCTTGCAGGGTCTCCATCTTCGGCATGCTGTGCCCCCGGTCCATGACAGCTCTCGCAACCGACATCAGACAGCTCTGGTGTAGAGGCGTAATCCTGAAATCCGCCTTTGCCATACCCCGTGGTATGGCACTCATAGCAGCCCTGTACCTCCTGTGCAGTGAGATCAGACGCCATGACTTGTATGCTTTCCCATGACTGTGCTTTTTTTGAATGCTGTGAATACCGGCCATACTCTTCTTCATGACATTCTGCGCAGGCTTTTGATCCAACGTAATCTCCAGCCGTCGCAGCCCCTGTCATCACAAAGAAGCTGACAAGAAACAAAATTGATAGAACACATACCCTCATCAACACTCTCCATCTCTGTGTGATGCCTTTTTTCTAAAAAAAGGAAAAGAAACATCACGTGCATGAACATGTCTCATAAATCGACAAGAGAGGTCCCTGTACGCACCTCTGTTTCACAAGATTTGGTACATCAATACCCAAAGCCTGAAAAGGCCTTTTCTCCAACGAGAAAGACTGGTTGAGCATTCAAGGTGAGAATTTTACTTTCTCAGTCAAAATTTTTCGCTGCCTCAAAACTCGCATTCTATCGATGTTTTCTGAGGACGGTCTTTTGTGCAGAAATCTCTACCAGTCTGTTTCACGCTAGATTACTCGGAATGACACAGTAACCCGCATGACAGCTTGCTTATCGGCTAAAATCTCTAGGTTTTTACTCCGAAAGCAAAAAAAACTGCTAAAGCCTCAAAGAAAAATGACCGATGAGTGCATAAGTATCTTTGGAGGACCTATGGATTCGGTTGAAAAAAAGCCCAAGAAAAAAAAGGCCGCATGCACTCTTCTGCTCTCGGCTTCTCCCCATCACATCCAGCGGGACCGCAGCACACTGCACCGACTGGGTATAGAGAACACCGTGGCACAGCAGGAGATTGGCGGCGCCCTGCGCTTTTTGCAAAAGAACCGGGTCTCACTCATTATTTGTGACGAAAGCATAGGTGATTCGCACGGCCTGCATCTTGTGCGTGCCCTGCAAAAAAATACCCGCCTGAGCAAAATTCCACTGGTGTTTTCCAGCACCAACGTCAACCCGCAGGCCGTTTTGCAAGCCATTGCCTCCGGTGCTGGTGGCTACCTTGTCCGCCCGTACTCGATGGACAATTTCAAAAAGCAGCTCCGCCGGGCCATCGAAGGCAAGGTCACAGGGGATATGCGTCAAAAAGCCCGCAAGCAGACGCAGCCGGTCCAGCCTGCACAGATGGAAGAACAGGACCCCAGCGCTCCCCGCCAGATTTCCCGCACAGCACGGCTCCAGAGTTACTGCCGAAAAGGCCGCAAGTGCCTCATAGAAAAAGAATGGAATCAGGCTATTGTTGAATTCCGAAAGGCAATAGCCATTGATGACATGTTTCTCCCTGCCTGTGAGGGACTCATCGAGGCGTGGATGAACAAGGAAAACCGCGCCCAGACAGAAAAATACATCTGCCGGACCGCGGACATTTATCGCCTGAATGGCGAATTTGAGAAGGCTGCAAAAATCCTCAAGGAAAGAAGATACATCGGAAAAGACGAAGAAGCCCTCGTCGAATCAGGGTGTGAACTCGTAAAAAACGGCGACTGGGAAGACGCCGGAGAAGCGTTTCACCGTGCCGAGGAAAAAGCTCCAAATCCGCGCAGTGTCCACGCAAAAATGGCTCGCGCCTGCCAGTTTACCCGCAGGCCAGAAGCTTCGGCCATCCAGCTTGCCAAAGCCCTTGCCAAGGCTTCGGGTGGCCGCTCTGCCAAAGAATGCTTCCATCTTATCTGGGGACCAAGTCCGCGCCGGGCGCGCCCACGGCAGCGAAACAAAAAAGCCCCATCCCACAACCTTTCCACCGGCATATCAGACGCGTGGAAGGTCTTCTGCTACACTGTTCAGGCCTTTCGGCAGGAAGCCCAGAGCACATAAGCTGTTTCCACACTCCCCGGAAACAGCGCTCCGGGAAGTGCGAAACACCGCCCTACGCGTTTTCCAAAAGCTCCATTGCATCATCAACGGACCAGCCGTGATGCACCAGACCATTCATTGCCTTCACCGTCTTGAAGGTATCTTCTGCCTGGAAAATATTCCGACCAATAGACAGGCCACTTCCGCCAGCTTCCAGTGAATCTGAAACCATCTGGAAAAGATCTCGCGGACTGTCGACCTTTGGCCCACCGGCAATCACAACCGGCACACACACGGAGTCCACAACTTTTTTGAAGCTGTCGATGCTGCCTGTGTAGGACACTTTTACGATGTCTGCGCCAAGCTCCATACCCACACGGGCACAATGCGCAACAACATCAGGATCAAAACTGTTTTTGATTTTGGGACCACGAGCGTAAACCATTGCCAGACACGGGATGCCCCACTCTGCGGCACGGGCTGCTGTCCGGCCAAGATCATTCAGCATGGTTGCCTCGGTTTCATCACCAAGGTTCACGTGGACACTCACGGCATCAGCACCAAGGCGAATGGCGTCTTCAACTGTCCCCGTCATCACCTTTGCATTCGGGAACGGAGAAAGAGACGTGCTGGCAGACAGGTGAACAATCAATCCAATATCCGGTCCCTGCTGCCGATGTCCGCAGGGAACAAGCCCCTTGTGCATAAGCACTGCGTTTGCGCCACCTTCTGCCACCTGCGACAGGGTTTCGCGCATGTCGATAAGCCCGTCAACAGGACCGATTGTTGTGCCATGATCCAGAGGTACAACAATTGCCCGACCAGTATTTCGATTAATGATTCGCTCCATGCGAATAGCTTTTCCAATGTGCATGACGGCCTCCTTAAAAATGTCCATACTCGTGATTTCAAACAAAAAAAAGAGGCCGTCGGATAGTCCAACGGCCTCTATGGGTACAAGGGTCAATACGTTCGATTAGAACACAACACACCATGCACCGCAGGCCTTGCCTGTGGCGTAGTAATAATAATATGCGTAAGCGGTGTTGTGATTCTGTATCTTCATGGCGTTTACTGTAGAGACTTGCCGGGAGATGTGTCAAGCAGCTTTTCAGATTTTCACGACACATAAGAAGAGCAGGCTTTTTCGCTGACGATGCTAGAGAGCATACGGCTTTTCTTGCGAGCTTCATGGACGGGAAACTGCCCGACTGCTACAATTCAGTATTCGTCTTTTTTGAGGAGTACTGCACCATGAAAATTTCCAGAGTCATGTTTTCGGGAAGAAGTTTTTATGCCCAGCATCGTGATGGAGCTTTTGTCTGCCTCGACCGCAGGTTAGGACTCAAAGAGGCCATTCCGGAAGATCAGGTGACCCAGCTTCCCCTTGCAGTTCCGTCAAAACTTATTCATTTCGGCCCACCAGCTCCATCCGCCACCTCCCCGCACATTTCTCTTCTTCCACCAAGCGCCATCAATTCTGGACACGAAACCGTGCATATTCCCGACTGCGCAACAGTCAGTTTTGTTGAACCCATGCTTGCCGTTTTTTTTGGCAGACAATGTCACTGCATCAGCCCGGCTGACATGCCCCCATACATCTTTGGATTTTCCTGTTCGATGTCTTTTTCGGCACAAATTCAGGGCCTTACCGAAAATGAAACACTTGCAGCCCATGCCTTTGACGGCTTTGCGCCCATTGGGCCACACATCGAAACCGATATTGAGGCGCCAGAGGAGCTTGTGGCAGCGCTCCAAAAAAACGAGGAAAACGCCGTATCATGCAGTTTTTCACAGCTTGCCTATTCCCCGTATGAAGCGCTCAGCATGATTTCCTCAATTATGACAATCAATCCCGGTGACCTCATCGTGCTTGGGGACCCAAAATGGAAACAGCGCGTCCTCGAAAATGACATCATAACGCTGCATATTCCTGAAATTGGCACGTTGGAGAATTCAGTGCGTTGTGATAAAGCTCTTGCTCACGCAACAGTAACCGCGGTAGCGCCAGATCTACAGTAAGAGGGGCTTCCTGAAGAATTTTCTTCTTGCCATCTTAGCGTATTTTGCGTACAACGCCGCGATTTCAATCCCACACATCCCGAGTCGTCCCTGGGTGCCACACGAGTGTATCGTACTGGTATGGGGCGAGATTTATATGGGATGGAGGAATAAACCCAGGAGGAATCCAAATGGCTTACATTTCTATGAAGCAGATGCTGGAAACCGGTGTCCACTTTGGTCACCAGACTCGTCGCTGGAACCCCAAAATGCGCCCGTTCATCTTTGGTGCCCGTAACGGCATCCATATCATGGACCTTCAGCAGACTGTTGGTCTGTTCCGCACTGCTCATGATTTCATTGCAGAAAAAGTTGCCAACGGTGGCAAGGTTCTGTTCATCGGCACCAAGCGCCAGGCTCAGGAAGCTATCAAGCAGGAAGCAGGTCGTGCTGACCAGCACTTCATGACCAGCCGCTGGCTCGGTGGTACCCTCACCAACTTCCAGACCATCAAGCACAGCATTGATCGCCTGAAGAAGCTGGAGACCATGTTTGAAGACGGTTCCATCAACAAGTTCCCCAAAAAGGAAATCGTGCTGATGACCCGCGAAGTTGCCAAGCTCAATGACGCTCTTGGCGGCATCAAAGACATGGACAAGCTGCCCGCAGTCGCATTCGTGGTTGACCCCAAGCGCGAAGAGATCGCAATCCGTGAGTGCCGCAAGCTCGGTATTCCGATCGTTGCAATCTGTGACTCC encodes the following:
- the yjgA gene encoding ribosome biogenesis factor YjgA, whose amino-acid sequence is MNEYDENEYTERKSKSQLKREMLELQALGEALCALSTEIIKRLPIPEDIRAAALESKSVTKHEARRRHMQYMGRLVRESKQLDELREVMKRLEDKHSGESQQFKRIEKWRDRLVAGEMDLIEEILAEYPDADRQRLRQLARNAASEIKKNKPPKSSRELFRTLRKITQQ
- a CDS encoding NAD(P)/FAD-dependent oxidoreductase, which encodes MASQNENKNYDVIIVGGGPAGLFAAYYLAEHSDLSILILEKGKQPLSRKCPIGKGDDCIKCKPCNILCGMGGAGLFSDGKLNYIPILGKTDLTQFMPLAQAQALIDETEEIYNAYNMDGKVYPTDMAAAKNIRKDAMKYGVDLLLIKQKHLGSDKLPHYINDMVEDLKKKNVTVKTSEEVKDILADGDQVTGVVTKKGGCYYAPNVIMAPGRVGADWVSRVVQSHGLNVTQRGIEVGVRVEVHNEIMRDLCDIVYDPTFFIRTQKYDDQTRTFCTNFGGFVALENYQDFVCVNGHANMVEKSENTNFSFLSKVVLTEPVTDNQAYGESIGRLATIIGGGKPILQRFGDLKRGRRSTWTRINNSYVEPTMKNVTPGDIAMALPERIVTNLVEGLEKLNLAVPGVANDETLLYAPEIKFFATQVETSDHLETSIKGLFVAGDGPGVAGNIVSASATGIIPAKEIVRRCK
- a CDS encoding methyl-accepting chemotaxis protein, coding for MKFKSLNTFLSFLAVVVIATSVGGLIWYVNTSTRTLAVEMGTQTAQAEQEALVRFLGSYLDNAAVLAESLGGASTAQNSLVSSYGASKAFRAYRDILKAHSECSAILVFNAKGEIVTGVNTEGKSLRHTRKIEPEILNAVVKQGQKRFFSGTINKTEDGGLAFAVATPVLDYDKKPQGGLVIYPRWDIFVRKYLDPVKVGREGYGFIFDSRGMMIGHGGDRSLEMTDSSQHTYIQDALQNDSGVIWYTWQGRKKVMSFQKEPETGWYVAVGAYEDDLTSRALEMRTVMLGAGLMMVLVVCGGLLFLLRHYAFRPLMQVEAFSRSVAEGDLQAELDGDFRFELRGLAENISQMVDELKNKLGFAEGVLSGLTIPCAITGADRKMSYINQEMCELLGKTGKPEEYYGLSAGEFFFGDASKATVSDEALEHMCRIEKEYPFERTDGRTLHVSVTSTPFHDMDGKVLGTLALWIDLTAIREQEQQVREQHEVLVRAAGDADHVSHQVSVAAEQLSAQVEQSSTGAEEQRKRTEEVATAMEEMNSTVLEVARNASDAASVVDKVQEHAANGKTVVQDAVSKSNELRDMAQNLSGSMRDLGDQATNVGQVVNVIEDIADQTNLLALNAAIEAARAGDAGRGFAVVADEVRKLAERTMDATREVTQSIHAIQQSANENVRGAESAAVQVEQGRDVTHKCGVVLQEIVDMVEQAADQVRAIATASEQQSSTSEEIAAATEGINQIAMETHGTMTESMSSVRDLATQAAHLKKIIEEMQK
- a CDS encoding methyl-accepting chemotaxis protein, producing the protein MFSGIRQRLSMKVALLVLGISLVVFTGLALVNASWQEENFRESLGQAITENSELLFHAIEKPMVIGDDRGTREQFSFIAEHYPHIKVYITNFRGNVTYSTQGQAERQDMSALYSDPALMGMSKAALSGGSVETRLMDLGENPVFVHSRSIPNDPSCHHCHGASQKVLGQLLLVQDVSPQMAAMSSQLRNIGFLGVAGLIVMVGGVLLFLRAQVLRKVQHITETTAQVSQGDLDAAFLIESEDELGQLSGHIGTMLDRLKEQLAFSDGVLKGVTVPCAITNPDNTIRYTNAAMCSYLEKSHGPEQYVGVVSGEFFLGDPAAETISHRAIVEQKQIEEESVLQLPSGRTIYTAVTSTPFYDQKGTLLGTLAIWFDLTAIRQQEQQLVSQRDTIAQAAGDADAVSNNVAAAAEELSAQVEQASKGSEQQKIRTSEVATAMEEMNATVLEVAQNAGAAAELAEQVRQSARDGNSAVSESVEMANVVTEKVEVLRGSMGDLELRANEVGDVITVIQDIADQTNLLALNAAIEAARAGDAGRGFAVVADEVRKLAERTMQATREVTDSIRQIQDSAQKNVKGTYDAAELVAKNKHVSQKSGEILSQITKLIDGTADQVSAIATAAEQQSATSEEIARATESVNSIASETSLAMNESSQAVADLAQLAQQLRNIIEDMQSNG
- a CDS encoding cytochrome c family protein, coding for MRVCVLSILFLVSFFVMTGAATAGDYVGSKACAECHEEEYGRYSQHSKKAQSWESIQVMASDLTAQEVQGCYECHTTGYGKGGFQDYASTPELSDVGCESCHGPGAQHAEDGDPASIRRTPELKDCTRCHNQERVRAFGFKPLIHSGAH
- a CDS encoding response regulator, which codes for MDSVEKKPKKKKAACTLLLSASPHHIQRDRSTLHRLGIENTVAQQEIGGALRFLQKNRVSLIICDESIGDSHGLHLVRALQKNTRLSKIPLVFSSTNVNPQAVLQAIASGAGGYLVRPYSMDNFKKQLRRAIEGKVTGDMRQKARKQTQPVQPAQMEEQDPSAPRQISRTARLQSYCRKGRKCLIEKEWNQAIVEFRKAIAIDDMFLPACEGLIEAWMNKENRAQTEKYICRTADIYRLNGEFEKAAKILKERRYIGKDEEALVESGCELVKNGDWEDAGEAFHRAEEKAPNPRSVHAKMARACQFTRRPEASAIQLAKALAKASGGRSAKECFHLIWGPSPRRARPRQRNKKAPSHNLSTGISDAWKVFCYTVQAFRQEAQST
- a CDS encoding 2-amino-3,7-dideoxy-D-threo-hept-6-ulosonate synthase, with amino-acid sequence MHIGKAIRMERIINRNTGRAIVVPLDHGTTIGPVDGLIDMRETLSQVAEGGANAVLMHKGLVPCGHRQQGPDIGLIVHLSASTSLSPFPNAKVMTGTVEDAIRLGADAVSVHVNLGDETEATMLNDLGRTAARAAEWGIPCLAMVYARGPKIKNSFDPDVVAHCARVGMELGADIVKVSYTGSIDSFKKVVDSVCVPVVIAGGPKVDSPRDLFQMVSDSLEAGGSGLSIGRNIFQAEDTFKTVKAMNGLVHHGWSVDDAMELLENA